The following is a genomic window from Solanum stenotomum isolate F172 chromosome 4, ASM1918654v1, whole genome shotgun sequence.
GTCTAAATCTAGTTCAACATGGCATAATGTAGAAGAAGCATCAATGTCAGACATTTCTCCTGAACCCTGGAAATTGAAGCCATGATGATTGAAGCTTTCTGCTATTTATTAATCGGTACAGCTTCAAGGAGAAAAGACACGTGTTTTATGTTGAACTAATAGAGCATAAAACTTGTGCtgttttctttgttcttcttgTGTACTTTTGGTTTTTGCTGCCATGAAAATTTATGGTCTTCTTTTTGGATAGGAATGTGAAGATTTAATTGCTAAAGGGATAAGTGGCACAGGAGAAGGGTTTGATCTCCATGGAAGGCAATTAGGAGGCCGTCACCCACAGCCATCCATGTCGTCTCTCCGCAAAACTGCTGCAGCTGCTGCTGAAAATCGAGCACATCTTAAATCCTTGCTACCATCTGGGCCTAGACGCCTGGGTGGTGACCATTCTATTAAGTCTGCACTTACTCCAATTCAAGCTGCAGCAATGGCTGCAGAAAGGAGATTGCAGGATAATATTTGGTGTGGTTCTGAATCGTGTGACTTATCAGACTTAGATGAAACTTCTGATTCATTACCTGAGCCTTTACCACTAGGGCATACTTCTGATAGATCCAAGATCTCTAATGGGTTTGATGCACTGTCTTCCAAGGTAACATCTCGAAAAAGAAGTCGAGAATCAAATTCTGTATCATCCTCAAAGTCCTTGCATGGCCATACTGTGACTAAGCCAGTATCTAAGCCCCTGTCTAACCATGATAAAGAAATCTCTCAGAGAGTTGGTCAGGCAGAAGGGAACTCTCATACTGTGCCATCAAGAGGTTATCCAGAGTCTTTTATTGATTTAACTGGCAATGCTTCAAGTTCTACATCAATGCATGGCCATGATGACTTACACAGTCCCAAGGAATCAATGATGTGGGAGTGTTTGATGTGCACACTGTTGAACCCAGTATGCTTTTCCCTTCTTAGTGTAATCTGAGTAATTTTCTCTTAGTTTAGTTTCTCTCTCGATAAGTATTGGCTTGTTTGTGCTAGATGAATTCGCACTTCTTGAAATTGTGTAGACAAATTATGCTTTCACTGTAGCTTTCTTGCACAAGCTCCTAGCACAATAGTCATAGGTTTACAGTTAAGATCATACTTAAAAGCTACAGAACTTAAAATCAACGAAAGCGTGCATTCTGGTATGTGAGGAGACTTCTACTCTCTGCGACTTTTATGCTGAATATCTGGTAGAGGCATTATGATTATATCACTGctgatgtaatttttttaagtgtCAAACTGGTAAGTATTTCTATGTAGATGCCACATTGTGTTGGTGACCTGATTAATGTGTGCTTGGACCCATTTCCAGACCCTTTGGTATTCATCTGATTTAAGTGGAAAAGCTTGATGTGgcttcttgttcttttcaattaCTGTTGTTTGATGGTTCTAAGTTTGTGAAATTCTTATAATGTCTTATTTCTACTGTTTATTAGCAGAATATAACTAATAATTGTGTTTTTTCCACTTCAGTTTTTACCTTTTCTGTTGGTTTCCATCAGTTTGTAAAATCTTCTTCCAATTCTTGGAGTTGacttcctcttttttcttcacCAACATTTTGTGCAGCCATTAGCTCCTGTGTGCAAAGTTTGCCAAACCCAAAAGCCCAAAGACGTGGATGACAGAAATAGTATATGGTCATGCAAATTTTGTACCCTGGATAACAGTCTAAAGTTGGATCAGTGCACCGCCTGTGGAGAATGGAGATATTCTCACGGCCCTCCTGTAGCAACATCAGCACCCAATCTTGGCACTTGAGGTGAACATGAATTGTGGGAACTCACTTTTTTTCTCGAAATTGTCACTCCTGATTATTGATGTCAATTTTGCGTTGTCCATCAGTTGATCAAGTATTCAAGAATTCACCTGATTTGATAAACTGGAAAAGCTTTTTGTCTTTGCTAATTGTGCTAAGGTGGTAATTTTACTTGTGAATCTCCAATAGATGCTTGTTTATCCTCATACTTTCCTCTCAATTTTCTTCAtgtcaatttctttttatcaagAAATATGCTATTCACATTTGGAAAGAAAGAACCAATATATCAGCAAcatgtttttgttatttttggtaGAGTTGAGCTTGTCTTGAAAAGATGTAGATAGGGAAATACTCTTTGGAAGATGTTCACCTCCTCCCTGCAGCAGACGTCCATTATGCCCCTTGAGTCTCTTGAAAGACTTAGGTTGGGACAGGATTCGAATCTGCAATCTTCAGGTCATGAGTCTGATGAGTTGACCAATTCCTCTACCCTGAGTCTTCATTGCAGGTTCTTCTGTAGAGAAAGGACATTGCCATTTAGCACTCTGGCAGAGAAATGGATGTGCTGATTTTGTCTCAAATTTGGAAGTTGAAATCCTCGACGCGTCTTCTAAAGGAATGACATTTGAACAGAGCATGCCTCACTAATTCAGGTGGCTGTGTAGATAGACCCAGAGAGTGAACATCAAGTTTTTCCAGGGATGATGAACATGGAAGTTTTCATGGCTgatgatataattatttcatgGCCAAATTATCAAACCCTTAAATCAAGTTCAACACGAACTTGAATTAATTGTTCATGGTGAGCAAatccaaattattattattattcgtCAAGTGTTCATGACAGTTAGTTCAGATTTAAGATCAAGCTCTAATacttcaaaatcaaatattGTGGTCTGTTAATATTCTTCTTGTATTTGATTATCACATTAGAAATGTTACATGGTGGTGGCAGTCataatcattttaaaatttttggacTGCATAATTGAGAAATTTTGGAGAGAAAAAATAGAGCGATCCTTCACTCAAAGCAGAGACGAAGTCAGAATTTAAAGTTTGTGGACAGGACAACGacttcaaattaaatatataacaaCGGCCAAACTAATTATGAACAGGTACCAATACTTAGAAAGGTGATGAGCTACTTCAACACTACATAATTATAaacattataattataattgcaTTCGAAATGTCATCGTTTTCAACttctttaaaaatcaattttgggTTTTGGCATTTTGAGCGTATGTGAAGAAGCATACAATTGATATTTTGTTGTAGAGTAGACATtgcttttctctttcttttttccaatCATTTGTAAGAGCTGTTTGACCataaatattattcactttATTTCGAAATTCTTATTTgattataaaaatatcaaatataatttgaaattttgagaaaCGCCTTATTATTTCAccctttttatcattttattttaaatattaaccCAACTTCTTACTAtcactttatttttaaatattaccCCAATAAAGTTATGGTTGACAGAAACATGGCTCCATACGGCTAGTTTTTCAATGTTCAATAGTTGTAAGATTAGTTAATTTGCTAGTTTTTATAATTACGAtctaaaatcatatttataaaaagatacATCCgaattctaaaataaatattctaatATTATGATCGAACACAActccaattttaaaaatttcaaataaagtaaaataacttttttaatatCCCAAATTCATACTTAAAGACCAAAGTAGAAGCTTGATGTCCCACTATTCACAACTTCACATATGATGGATGATGTAGTACCTACGTATGAGTTTTCCAGTATGAATGCGTCAAATGGTTTactttattttctaattttatttttcaacactttttaaaatatattttttaaaaatatatttgttgtttatttttagttttggatgGACACATGTTAGAACATGCATTTATAAGAAATTTCCACgctttaaataataaaatatagtaaGATGTATCCTTAAACAAGAAATTTCCTCACATGATTAGACGTAAATGTTCCATATATCCTTtccaatcaaaattaaattgaaatatttaagaaatactATACACTACTAACGAAATTCctaattttatcattatttttagaTGATAAATAGAGGCGGagccaaaatttgaaatttgaggaTTCTAAATTTTAGGACGGTTTGAACCCACAACACTagtgtgaaaaacattttcaccGCTCCTTCCTTACCGCTAAATTGTTAATGAATTTTGTTATGAGGTTCACAAGTTactatgcatatatatatatttaattttcttatataaataTAGCATCTGCAGAAAAACTAGTGAATTCAACTGAATCCACGAACCCCA
Proteins encoded in this region:
- the LOC125863234 gene encoding DNA-dependent metalloprotease WSS1-like, giving the protein MNLGDLNKVWEIKALKRKPKNEEANKILEKIAKQVQPIMRKHNWRVKVLSEFCPKRPALLGLNVGAGIHVKLRLRRPNNDEEFYPYNEVLDTMLHELCHNAHGPHNASFYKLWDELRKECEDLIAKGISGTGEGFDLHGRQLGGRHPQPSMSSLRKTAAAAAENRAHLKSLLPSGPRRLGGDHSIKSALTPIQAAAMAAERRLQDNIWCGSESCDLSDLDETSDSLPEPLPLGHTSDRSKISNGFDALSSKVTSRKRSRESNSVSSSKSLHGHTVTKPVSKPLSNHDKEISQRVGQAEGNSHTVPSRGYPESFIDLTGNASSSTSMHGHDDLHSPKESMMWECLMCTLLNPPLAPVCKVCQTQKPKDVDDRNSIWSCKFCTLDNSLKLDQCTACGEWRYSHGPPVATSAPNLGT